The Prosthecobacter vanneervenii genome segment CCAGGCCGCAGGCATCCCGCTCTGGGTGAACACCGACCTCGGCGGCGGCGGCCAAGGAGGCCGCAGTGTGCGCTTTGAGCGGCTGTGAGGTGGAGTGGGGGAAGGTGGGTCAGGAGGTGCTCGATGCTCAATGAAGCAATCGTGCCTTGTCTTGGTGTTGGGCGTTCGATAGGATGGCTGGATTATCACTTTCTTTAAGCACATCATCTCATGAGGCTTCGACTCTTGCTTATTCTGTCCGCGCTGCTGCTGCGCCTGACCACACCGGCTACTGCTACGGAGCAGGAGGATGACTTCATCCTTTACCGTGGCGAGCGGTGCGCGCTGGAGACGCACTGGCTTTTCCCTGCGCCGCTGCAGGCGTACTTCGCCGATGGCAAGCACGGTGAATACCCGCTGAAAATGGTGAGCACGGCCAACTATCGCGGGCACGTGGCCACGTATGAGATCGCGGACGGACGTCTTTATTTGGCGAAGATCGAGCCGAGCGCCATGGTGCGCATGGTTGAGCTCAGTCTCCCGAATGCTTCAAAGAAGACTGGTGAGGCGGCGGTGGCCGCTGCGGTGAAGAAGGAGCAGGCGCGGCTGGATGAGACGCTGCGCCAGATCTTTCCCGGCCGCGCTGCGGCGGATGGCCGGATCTTTGCCGACTGGTACAGCGGGCAGCTGCGCATCTTTTGCACGCTGAAGAAAACGAAGTTCCAGCACCCAGATGAAAAAACACCGCACGAGGAGATCATGCCCACGGAGGTGGCGCTGCTGAAGATCAAGGAGGGTGCTGTGGTGAAGGAGACGCGCTTTCCCCTGGAGGAATACTGGACGAAATTTGAGATCATGCAGCGAAGGCGGGAGATCCCTGATGAAGAGGCTGCTGCCATCACGGATCACCTGGAGTTTCTGGACAGCTACAGCCGCAACTGGAACAAGATCCCCGGTGTGGACGATGCCAAGGGGCCGCTGCGCACGGAGGCGGATTTCTCCGTCTTTCTCACCCGGCAGGTCGATGCCCGCGTGCGCATCCCTCTGACGAAGTTTGTGCTGGTGAAGGACACAGCCCTGATGCCCTATGACTCAAAGCACTGGACGGGGGATGAAGACCTGCGGATCAAGCCCGGAGCCCACCTGCTGATGCTGGAGATGGGGGCCAGCAATGTGCCCATAGGGCCGTGGAGCCCCTACGCGGGCGGCGCGGTGCAGGTGCTGGCGCAAGTGGGAGCGCTGAAGACGGGAAAGATCACCTTCACGCAGGAGGATCTGGAGAAGGTGCGCATGATCAACAACTACGACCACCAGGATGACACCCTGCTCAAGCTCGATGGAGACCTGCAGATGGACGTGGCCGCCGATGGCAAGGTGCAGCTGACCGGCGCTGTACGCCTGACCTCCAAAGATCCCACCACCTACCAGGAGATAGCACTGGATAAAACCGAGATCCCCGTGCTGACGCTGCAGGACTACCTGAAGAAGCAGGAGCGCGAGAGCGAAATCTACAAGCTCTTCCAAAAGACTGCGGAGAAGGTGTATCAGGAGGTGCTGGAAAAATCGAAGACCTCGCCAGAGAAGAAGACGCCTGGCAAGTCTGCAAAGTAGGCGATAGCTGCCCGCCCATCCGCTGCGTAACATCCACGCTGGCTTTTGCAGTCAAAGGCGGCCTGTTCATTCCTGTACCCCATTCATGAAACTCCCCCTCCTCACCCTCGCCACTCTCATGCTGCTGCCGCGCGCGCTTCTGTGCGCTGCCGAGCCCACGCCTGCGCAGGCGGTGGAGCAGGCGCATGCGGAGCTGTGGGGGCGCTTTGTGGACAAGTATGGCATCATCCGCGACTACGTGGGGGAGCTGCCCACGCCGGAGGATTGCAAGCTCGGCCGGCCCAATGCCATCGGCTGGTGGAGCCCCATCGAGAACGGGCCCATGTTCAATGGCCTCTACCTCCCCGCCATGTGCGAGCGCGCACGGCGCAGCGGCACCGCTGCCGATGCGGAGCAGGCTCGCCGGCTGGCGCAGGGGCTCATGAAGTGCGCGTCGGTGTCTGACGTGCCCGGCTTCATCGCGCGTGGCATTGGCACCGATGGCGTGTGTCATTATCCGCTCAGCTCGGATGATCAGACGCACCCGTGGTTTCTCGGCCTGCAGGCTTATTTGAAAAGCGGCATCCCCACCGCCGAGGAGCGCGGGCAGATCATCGCCAAGGTCAAAGAAGTGGCCGCTGCGCTGGAGGCTGTGCAGTGGCGCATCCCGTGCGAGGGAGATTTCAGAGGCGACTTCCGCGGCGGCTTCACAGGCCACCTCTTCCGCGATGCCGTGCGCTACCTGCACCTGCTGCGCGCCACGCACGAGATCACCGGAGACGCCGTCTGGCTGGAGCGCTACCACAAGGCCTGCGCCGAGCGCCCGGACCCGAAAGGCAAGACACGTGTGGAGATCTGTGCCATGGGCTACCCCTTTGACCGCGAAGCCATCGCGCATATCGACGAGTCGCAGCTCTGGATCTATGTGGGCAGCCAGGCCGCGCTGGCCCAGCTCATCCGCATGGAGACCGATGAAAGCCGCCGCGCGCACTATCGAGAGGGCCTCGCCGTGAATGCCGCCAACGCCCGCCCCGCGCTGAAAGGACACGCCACCTTTGACAACGCCGACACCAAGTTCTTTGGCAATGCCAACTGGCGCGCGCTTTACCCCACGTGGTTCCCACAGCCCACGCAGGCCGATGCCGCCAAGCTGGCCAAAATCTCCGACAAAACCAAACGCGGCGAGCGCAAAGACTACGAGTCCCGCTACATGAAAAACCCGCTCGCCGGAGCCGCCATCGTCGCCCTTCAAGGAGAAGCCGCCGACAGCGCCGCCATCGAGCAGGTCATCCGCCACTACGACTACGCCAAGCTCAAAATGGCCGAGCTCTTCTTTGCCGAGTGCGCGTATTATGCGCTGCCTGCAATGTAGCCCAGTTGCGCCGCAACTGGGGTGTCACGCCTCCACCATCCCGCTGCGCCTCTGCCGCCACCAGCGGCGTGCGGGCTCCACCAGCAGGTGCAGGGCGGCGGGCAGCACGGGGGGGAAGAACAGCAGGGCCAGTGCCGTGACCAGCGCCTGCGGCATGTGCCTGAGGAATGGCACGTATAAGTGGAGCATGGGCGCCACGACCTCTCCCAGCATGAGGTAGCCGAAGAAAAGCTGATCCAGCCGGAAGAGCCGCAGGGCCAGCCAGAGCCACAGCGCGAAGGTGATCCAGCCCATCACCGTCTGCCAGCCGTACAGCGCCGAAAGGGCGCGCTCTCCGAGCGGCTGATGAAAGAGCATGAGCAGCTTCAGGTGGATCCACGTCCAGCACCATCCAGCGCGCCGCTGCGCCTCACTGAAATACGGCGGCCGCATCCACCACACCCAGAAGATGGGCAGGATGACGAGCCCGACCCAGAAAAAGAAACGCCCCCGGCGCGTGAGCAGATCCGGAGGCGGGGTGGCATGCATGGCGCGCAGGATTTACGGGAGCATTATCCCGCGGAAGCGGGATGTGGGGCAAGAGTGAAAGTGGGGGCCTTTTGATTCTACGCGCTCACACGCTGTCGTAGGTGCGGTCCCAGAGATCGCGCACGGTGCCGTAGATGTCTGCATTGTCGCTGATGACGAGGGCGTCGTCATCGATGGGCACGGGCATCTGCTCCAGGCCGGTGAGTAGCTGGCGCAGCGAGTGCGTGGCTGAGGCCAGAGCCTCTGTGCGGCAGTAAACAACGATGAGCTGCACGCCGGACTGGCGCACCACACGCCCGCGCAAAAAGCCGCCGTAGTCGGGCTCGTCCTTCAGGATGTGCTCAAAGCCACGCGGCGGGTGCGCCTTGTGACTGGTGCGTGCATCATGCAGCTGTCCATCGGGGTAAATCCAGAACACAAACTCAGGCGTGCCATGCGTGAGCGCACGTATGGCCGTGCGCCGCCCGCGAAAGTCTTCCGCCAGAAAGTCAAAGACCCGCGACGCCTGTGCGCGGGAGATGGAGCCGGTGGTGAGCATCGGGCGATGATGGCTTGATCCGCCTGCCTCAAGCAAAAGCTCCCTGGCGGGTCTGATGAATCATTTCCCAGATGAGATCACGCTCACCGTTTTGGATCAGAGTCCAAGGCTTGCGCCCGCCAAAGCCACGATTGGGAGTCTGCAGCCAGCGAGGCAGATCTTCGGCGGGAATCATCTCCAGCAAGGCCTGAACCAACCGGACCGCCTCGGTGACCTGAGGCCGAACGGTGCTGGGCAGCTTCTCCTGCCCTTCGTAAGTCGCCAGCGTGCGTTCGGAAAAGTTGGCCAGTCGAGCGAAGGTGTCACGGTTCAGCCCGATCGAGCGACGCCAGGAGTACAAAGCTGTGCCGCTGTCTTTCGCTCGCCGCCATGTGGCAGCTTTCTGGATCGTGCTTTGTGTCATGCAGCAAAGTGCAACATCTCTGCCAGAGTGGCAAGGCAATCCTGCAAAATTGCAGGATTACTTGCCGGGCCACTCGACCGGAGCAGCTGATTCGAAATGGCTTCCAGGCTTCAGATTCTCAGGATACACGAGAACATTGCTCCCAGTGGCATCCGCCGCGCTGGGAACGATCACTGCCTCAAATCCTGCGGAGGCAAACGCGCCTCCCCATGCCTGAGTGACCGCCTCGCGCCCATTTTGATTATCCGCCCGCCAGTCGAGCGTCTGAATGGTGTCTGCGGAAAGGCGCAGGGTTTTGCGTACATGACCATCCCGCAGATCGAGGACACGCCTGGCCTGCAGTCTTAAAGCCACCAGCACACGAGGCAGGGCTTTGGCCTGTGGCAGGCTGTAATAATTCACATGGGCCAGCGTTTCAGCGAGGGCCGTGTGCGGAGTCATGGCTGTATAGCTCAGCCGTGCAGCTCCCCTGACATGCCAGCGGCCAGATGCATGGAGAGCTCCTCTGCCGTCCACAATATCAGCTGCCTTTGAATAGGTGGGATTGATAAAACGAAAAAGTTCCCCGCTAAAGCTGACATCGAGACTATTCCCCAAAGTGACGAGCTTTGATGCGATTTTGTGCTGATCTGGATGAGGAGTGATCTTTATACCTGGGGCCATGCACGAATGACTTCTTCTGAAGCATCACCATTCGCAAACGCCTTGGAATGCAAGAGCGGGTAATGCTTGAGCAGAATGAAGAACAAACTGTCTCCGACTGCGAGCGAAGATTATCATTTTTAAATGGCATCGAGAGTGCGCGCGACAGCCTGTTGCAGGAACGTAAGGGGGGGGAATGCATTCACAGCCAGACACACGGCACGCCTGGCAGTGAATCTGTGGATGACACAGCATGAACTGTGCTTGTGTGGCACTGAGTATACCCCCACACCTCACCCCAGATAGTCCCGCCCGCTTGAGCTCCACTCCGGGGCGAGGCGGACGGGTTTGTTTCCCTGGGGGCGCATGGTTTGCAGGAGGGTGAGGGCCAGCTGGGCCTGCTGATGTATGAGGCTGGGGGCGTCCTGATTGCGCAGGCTGGGGATGTCGTAGTTGGTGATGCTGGGCTTGGAGAAAAAGACATCCAGCGCCAGCGGCAGGAAGATGGACTCCACAAAGCCCGCGGGCACGGGCAGCGGCACGCCGGGGTCGGGGTGGCCGGGGGCGCTGGTGTACACATCGGCGGTGGTCAGCTGGCCCAGGGAGCAGCGGGCCTGAAACTCCAGCACCAGGTCGGTGGCGGCGGGGCTGTTGAGCATCAGGCGCTGGCACACGCGGCCGGCGCTGAGCGTGCTTTCGATAAAGTAGCACACGCAGGCAGCGGCGCTGTTTTCCGCCAGCTCCTGGCGGCTGCTCACGGCCACGATGCGGCGGCTGCTGCCGCGCAGGCGCAGGGGCTCCAGCACGGTGATGATGTCCGGCGGCAGCTCCACGGTGTCTGCCTTCAGGGTGGCGGTGCCGCTGCTGCTGTCTGCGAGGTAGGGAAACTGCAGCGTGGCGGTTCCGCCATCGCTGCTGAGAGAGAGGATGCGGTTGGGCTCGCTCTCTCCGGGCAGCAGGATCTGGCATCCAGCGGCCCAGGCGGGAAAGCTGCCCGTGGCAGTGGTGCCGCCGCGCGTGAGACCGCCGACGCTCAGCGTGGCAGGCGCGCGAAACCACACGCTGCGCTGCTGCTTGGCGGCAAAGAGCGGGCCCAGCAGCGCCATCTGCTGCAGCGCGGCATTGCAGGAGGCCAGGGCGTCTGGCAGCGGATCGTCAAAATCGGCGCCTCCGGCAAAGGGGATGCCGCGCTGCTCCACGCGGAGATAGCTGAGCATGGTGGCGATGGTGTCTCGTACGGTCATAGCTTTTTGTGGTAGGATGTGGTTTATTCAAAGAAAACGGCAGAGATCAGTCCACGGCCAGGGGCTTCACACGGGGCTCGGGCATGGAGGCGCTGACGCTGTCCAGCGTGGCGATGATGTCGGCCTCCTGAGCCAGGCGGTAAATGCGGCCGCTGCGGGTCAGTTCGCCGCTGGCGTAGCGGCCTACGTACACCTGGGTGCCGCAGTCCAGACTAGCACGGGTGCAGTCGGGGCCACGCCCGACGACGACGGCCTCCATGCGAGTGCTGGCGCCCTGCACGGCGGTGGGCAGCACGATGCCGGCTGCGGTGGTCTGCTCCTGCGGGGTCACATCGAGAAGAAGGTGGGTGCCAAGGGGGTGGATTCCGGGTGGGTTCATATCAGTATTAGGGTGTGGTTGTTTGTGGTTGTTTTGAGGAAAAGATGACGAATCAAGATTCTGAGTGCGGCATGGATGCAGGTTCACTGGCCTGCTGCTGCGGGGCAGCGCTGCGCCTGCGCCCCCGGGCGCGCGGCGCGGCTGCCGGAGGCTCCTGCCCCAAGGTGGGCGCAACGGTCGGCTCTGAGCCCGGCCCAACCACGATACGGGTTTCAGTGCTCGTGTCCGTTGCGCCCGTTTTGGGGGAAGAAAGAGGTGTGGATGGCTGGGGGGAGGTGGTTGGCTGCCCTGGCGCGGTGTGTGTCTGGGCGGTGCTGCCTGTAGCAGCATGGATGCCAGCCGTGGAGGAAGTGAGGCTGATTGTTTCTGCCAGCGCCGAAGCCTGGGGCTGGGTGGCTGTCAGCGTGGTGCCGGGCCTGGCGGCAGTGGTGGCCGGGTCTAGAAAGACCACCATGGCGTGCGGCAGACGGCGCTGATCCATCAGATCGTGTGCCAAGCGTGCGCCATCGGCCTGCCAGAGGTGCAGTGGCACGCGCAGAATGTGACCCTCCTGGGCTGACTCATGGCGAAAGATGTAGGAGCGCGTGCCTTTGTCATGAAAGTCATACGGAGCGGTGTTGCCCACGCCCACGAGTTTGAGAACGACGAGCGGCTCGTCAGCGCGTCGATGTTTCGCCAGCAGGGTGGAGTCCACGCGTGCGGGCAGGCGGGAAAGGGCAGGGGTGTTGGGTGTGGTGTGGGTCATGGTGGTCGGTTGATGAGTTGTTCTTTCGTGGCTGCTTTTCAGCAGGCAGGAGTGCGCGCCGCACTTTCTCCGGTTTCCTCCCTGGGCGGTCCGGGATGGACACGCCGCAGAGGGAGGTTTTAGGAGATTAAAAGTTCAAAGGTGAAAAAGCTGATCGTGGTAGCATCTGGTATGCGATTGCTCCGTTGCTGGGCTGGTGGTTGGTGTTGGCATCCTCCTCCTACTCCTCCTCCATCGGCTTGGTCACTGCGTGGCAAGGGAGGAGGAGTAAGAGTAGGAGGAGGAGAAGGATTGAGAGGTGTTGCGGCCCGCACGTTTTTGCAGCGTGCGGGCCGCGTGGTTTTGCGAGTTAGGCGCTCAGGGTGGGCACTTCCAGGCCGGGGTGCTGTCCTGCGTGGCGCAGCAGGGAGTAGCCGCTGGTCTTGCCATCGGTGCGGATGCACGGGGCCTGGCCAAAGACGGTCTCATAGCCGCCGCCATCCACAAAGGAGTAGTCGTCCTTGTCGCCCACGAGGAGGTCGTCTCCCACATAGGCGCGCACGGCGCTCTCCTGGCCGAGGATGAGGCTGCACATGTCCACCGCACCATTGGCATTGCACGGGATGATGTAGGCTCCCGCGTCAAACTGCGAGGTCCAGACAAAGTCCGGAGAGCAGTTCGAGGTGGAGCCCGCGCCACCTGCACGGCGGTTGTCATTGGTGCCGTCCCAGCCCCAGTTGTCACCCGTGGCGATGAAGTTCCCCAGCGTGGCCGTGCCGTAGCCGGAGGCGCTGCTGGTGGCCATCGGGTCCAGGATCTTCTCGATGACGATCTTGTTGCCGTTGTTGCCCTGGCCGTTCCAGCGCACAAAACCCACCGAGCCGTCGGGATTGAGAATCCACGCATAGTACTTGGTGGCGGTGTCTGTGATGGTGCTGTAGAAGCTGCTCCAGCTCACGCCGCCAGGCGCCGTGGTGGCGGTGCTGATGGACTGGTTTTCATACCATTCATACTTGTAGCCCCCCATCCACGCCATGTAGGGCGTCTTGGTGTCCGTGGCGTGGCTCTTCAGCACGCAGTCGGTGTTGGCGCTGTTCACGCTGAAGCCGGTGCTGAGGATGGCGCGCGGGGCCAGTGGATCGGCGCACTGGTCGTTCTCCGGGTCCACGCTGGCGTGCTCAAAGAGGCCCACGCCGTTCCAGTCCAGCAGCTTGCCGGAGAAGAGCGGGTTGTCCTCGTTGCTGCGTGCGCCGCCGTGCAGGGCTGCCTGCTCGTAGCTGCTGGAGTTCTTGATGCCGGCGATCGCCGCATCAGGGATGTACACCATAGGCTTGTAAACCGGGCTGCCGTGCTTGTTCGTCACCACGATGGAGCGGCCGCCGAGGCGGCGCCACTGCGGGATGGCG includes the following:
- a CDS encoding RES family NAD+ phosphorylase — encoded protein: MAPGIKITPHPDQHKIASKLVTLGNSLDVSFSGELFRFINPTYSKAADIVDGRGALHASGRWHVRGAARLSYTAMTPHTALAETLAHVNYYSLPQAKALPRVLVALRLQARRVLDLRDGHVRKTLRLSADTIQTLDWRADNQNGREAVTQAWGGAFASAGFEAVIVPSAADATGSNVLVYPENLKPGSHFESAAPVEWPGK
- a CDS encoding antitoxin Xre/MbcA/ParS toxin-binding domain-containing protein, with translation MTQSTIQKAATWRRAKDSGTALYSWRRSIGLNRDTFARLANFSERTLATYEGQEKLPSTVRPQVTEAVRLVQALLEMIPAEDLPRWLQTPNRGFGGRKPWTLIQNGERDLIWEMIHQTRQGAFA